In Mycobacterium tuberculosis H37Rv, a single window of DNA contains:
- the vapB41 gene encoding antitoxin VapB41 (part of toxin-antitoxin (TA) operon with Rv2602) — MKTTLDLPDELMRAIKVRAAQQGRKMKDVVTELLRSGLSQTHSGAPIPTPRRVQLPLVHCGGAATREQEMTPERVAAALLDQEAQWWSGHDDAAL; from the coding sequence ATGAAGACCACGCTCGACCTGCCTGATGAACTGATGCGCGCTATCAAGGTCCGCGCGGCGCAGCAGGGCCGCAAGATGAAAGATGTCGTGACCGAACTGCTCAGATCCGGTCTGTCCCAGACGCACAGCGGGGCTCCAATCCCAACGCCGCGGCGCGTGCAGCTTCCCCTGGTGCATTGCGGTGGCGCGGCTACCCGCGAACAAGAAATGACGCCGGAGCGTGTTGCCGCGGCCTTGCTCGACCAGGAGGCCCAGTGGTGGTCCGGACACGACGATGCTGCTCTGTGA
- the vapC41 gene encoding ribonuclease VapC41 (toxin, part of toxin-antitoxin (TA) operon with Rv2601A, contains PIN domain) produces MLLCDTNIWLALALSGHVHHRASRAWLDTINAPGVIHFCRATQQSLLRLLTNRTVLGAYGSPPLTNREAWAAYAAFLDDDRIVLAGAEPDGLEAQWRAFAVRQSPAPKVWMDAYLAAFALTGGFELVTTDTAFTQYGGIELRLLAK; encoded by the coding sequence ATGCTGCTCTGTGACACCAACATCTGGCTGGCGTTGGCGCTTTCCGGACACGTGCACCACAGGGCCTCGCGCGCATGGCTAGACACCATCAACGCGCCCGGAGTCATCCACTTTTGCCGCGCAACCCAACAGTCGCTCCTTCGGCTGTTGACGAATCGGACGGTGCTGGGCGCGTATGGCAGCCCACCACTGACCAACCGCGAAGCGTGGGCGGCCTATGCCGCGTTCCTGGATGACGACCGCATCGTGCTGGCCGGCGCCGAACCTGATGGTTTGGAGGCCCAGTGGAGAGCCTTCGCCGTTCGCCAGTCGCCGGCGCCCAAGGTTTGGATGGATGCCTACCTAGCTGCTTTCGCACTTACCGGTGGATTCGAGTTGGTGACGACTGACACCGCCTTCACCCAGTACGGCGGAATCGAGCTGCGGCTCCTGGCCAAGTGA
- a CDS encoding transcriptional regulator has product MSGHSKWATTKHKKAVVDARRGKMFARLIKNIEVAARVGGGDPAGNPTLYDAIQKAKKSSVPNENIERARKRGAGEEAGGADWQTIMYEGYAPNGVAVLIECLTDNRNRAASEVRVAMTRNGGTMADPGSVSYLFSRKGVVTLEKNGLTEDDVLAAVLEAGAEDVNDLGDSFEVISEPAELVAVRSALQDAGIDYESAEASFQPSVSVPVDLDGARKVFKLVDALEDSDDVQNVWTNVDVSDEVLAALDDE; this is encoded by the coding sequence ATGAGCGGCCATTCCAAGTGGGCCACCACCAAGCACAAGAAGGCCGTCGTCGACGCCCGCCGCGGCAAGATGTTCGCCCGGCTGATCAAGAACATCGAGGTGGCGGCGCGTGTCGGTGGCGGTGATCCGGCCGGCAACCCCACGCTCTACGACGCGATTCAGAAGGCGAAGAAGAGCTCGGTTCCCAACGAGAACATCGAACGGGCCCGCAAGCGCGGCGCCGGCGAGGAGGCCGGCGGCGCCGACTGGCAGACCATCATGTACGAGGGCTACGCGCCCAACGGGGTGGCGGTGCTGATCGAGTGTCTGACCGACAACCGCAATCGCGCCGCCAGCGAGGTGCGGGTGGCGATGACGCGCAATGGTGGCACCATGGCCGATCCGGGGTCGGTGTCCTACCTGTTCTCCCGCAAAGGCGTGGTGACCCTGGAAAAGAACGGCTTGACCGAAGACGATGTGCTGGCGGCTGTTCTGGAAGCCGGTGCCGAGGACGTCAACGACCTGGGCGACAGTTTCGAGGTCATCTCCGAGCCCGCGGAACTGGTCGCGGTTCGTAGCGCTTTGCAAGATGCCGGCATCGATTACGAATCGGCCGAGGCCAGCTTTCAACCCTCGGTCAGCGTGCCCGTGGACCTGGACGGCGCACGGAAAGTGTTCAAGCTCGTCGACGCGCTAGAAGACAGTGACGACGTGCAGAACGTGTGGACCAACGTCGACGTGTCCGACGAGGTGCTGGCCGCCCTCGACGACGAGTGA
- the snoP gene encoding glutamine amidotransferase SnoP, with translation MSVPRVGVLALQGDTREHLAALRECGAEPMTVRRRDELDAVDALVIPGGESTTMSHLLLDLDLLGPLRARLADGLPAYGSCAGMILLASEILDAGAAGRQALPLRAMNMTVRRNAFGSQVDSFEGDIEFAGLDDPVRAVFIRAPWVERVGDGVQVLARAAGHIVAVRQGAVLATAFHPEMTGDRRIHQLFVDIVTSAA, from the coding sequence GTGAGCGTTCCACGGGTCGGGGTGCTGGCGCTGCAGGGCGACACCCGGGAGCACCTGGCTGCGCTGCGCGAATGCGGGGCCGAGCCGATGACGGTGCGGCGCCGCGACGAACTTGACGCGGTGGACGCGCTGGTCATCCCGGGCGGGGAATCCACCACGATGAGCCACCTGCTGCTCGACCTCGACCTGCTGGGACCGCTGCGGGCCCGGCTCGCCGATGGGCTTCCGGCCTATGGTTCGTGCGCGGGCATGATTCTGTTGGCCAGCGAGATCCTGGACGCCGGTGCGGCAGGCCGCCAGGCGCTGCCCCTGCGTGCGATGAATATGACGGTGCGGCGCAATGCTTTTGGAAGTCAGGTTGACTCGTTTGAAGGCGATATCGAGTTCGCTGGTCTAGACGATCCGGTGCGCGCGGTGTTCATCCGGGCGCCATGGGTTGAGCGAGTCGGTGACGGTGTGCAGGTGCTGGCCCGCGCGGCGGGGCACATCGTCGCGGTGCGCCAGGGTGCGGTGCTTGCCACCGCGTTTCATCCGGAGATGACCGGCGATCGCCGCATTCATCAGTTGTTCGTCGACATCGTCACCTCCGCGGCGTGA
- the tesB2 gene encoding acyl-CoA thioesterase II, giving the protein MSIEEILDLEQLEVNIYRGSVFSPESGFLQRTFGGHVAGQSLVSAVRTVDPRYMVHSLHGYFLRPGDAKERTVFLVERIRDGGSFCTRRVNAVQHGETIFSMAASFQTEQEGITHQDVMPAAPPPDGLPGLNSIKVFDDAGFRQFDEWDVCIVPRERLRLLPGKASQQQVWLRHRDPLPDDPVLHICALAYMSDLTLLGSAQVNHLDVRDQLQVASLDHAMWFMRPFRADEWLLYDQSSPSASGGRALTRGEIFTRSGEMVAAVMQEGLTRHRRGHRSVGQ; this is encoded by the coding sequence GTGTCGATCGAAGAGATCCTTGATCTTGAGCAACTTGAGGTCAACATCTACCGAGGAAGCGTGTTCAGCCCCGAATCGGGCTTCCTGCAACGCACTTTCGGTGGTCATGTAGCCGGCCAGTCGCTGGTGTCGGCGGTGCGCACCGTCGACCCGCGGTACATGGTGCACTCGCTGCACGGCTATTTTCTTCGGCCTGGAGATGCCAAGGAGCGCACGGTTTTTCTGGTCGAACGCATCCGCGACGGTGGATCGTTCTGCACCAGGCGGGTCAACGCAGTCCAGCACGGGGAAACCATATTCAGCATGGCGGCGTCGTTCCAGACCGAACAGGAGGGCATTACCCACCAAGACGTTATGCCAGCGGCGCCGCCGCCCGACGGCCTGCCGGGGTTGAACTCGATCAAGGTTTTCGATGATGCCGGGTTCCGGCAGTTCGACGAGTGGGACGTGTGCATCGTGCCCCGGGAGCGCCTGCGGCTTTTGCCGGGCAAGGCTTCCCAGCAGCAGGTGTGGCTTCGCCACCGTGACCCGTTGCCCGACGACCCGGTGTTGCACATCTGTGCACTCGCCTACATGAGCGACCTCACGCTGCTGGGATCGGCACAAGTCAACCACCTCGATGTGCGCGACCAGCTGCAGGTGGCATCGCTGGACCATGCGATGTGGTTCATGCGACCCTTCCGCGCCGACGAGTGGTTGCTGTACGACCAGTCGTCGCCGTCGGCCAGCGGCGGTCGTGCGCTGACTCGGGGCGAGATTTTCACACGGTCCGGGGAGATGGTCGCGGCGGTCATGCAGGAGGGGCTGACCCGCCACCGGCGCGGTCACCGGTCGGTGGGGCAGTGA